In Streptococcus gallolyticus subsp. gallolyticus DSM 16831, the sequence CTTGATTTACCACTAACAGATTATCATTACCCTGTTCTTAATATTTTTACCATCATATTTACTATCGTACTGGTGATATACCTAAGACGAAGAAGACCAGAAATATTTCAAATAACATCGCTAAAACCTTTAGACTATTTATTAATTTTGCTTGCTTTTGGGGTGATATACACCTACTTCAATAAACTTTTATTTGTTGGTGGAGATATAAATAATGATTTACTATTTTTCCGTCACTCACCGCAGGCGTTTTTGGTAGCATTACAACCCTTTATCGTCGGACCAATCCTAGAAGAATTAGTTTATCGTGGTGTTTTGATGACTAGCTTTTTTGAGAAATCAAAGTTTTACTTAGATTGCTTACTATCTGCTGTGATGTTCTCAGTAGCTCATCTATTTTCTTATGGTGTTAGTTTAGAGGTATTTAAAAACTATGCTTTTCTTGGTTTAATTTTAGCGATTCTTTTTAGAAAAACACGTTCGATTTACCCATCAATTCTTGTTCATATGGCATGGAATATTTATCTGAGCTGGCATCTGATTGCATTTGTTTTCTTTGCTCAATAAATACAAAAGGAGATATTATGGAAAAATTCATAAAACGATATGGTTACCTGTTAACATTATTGGCAGTTACTTATATCTGGGTACGCTTTATATTACTAAACGTTCTCAATTATCAACAAAAATTAATCTATACAGGCATTTATTTCATCTACATCGTGTTGGTGCTTTTAAAAGTTTATAAACAGTAAGATAGGAGAAATATCAGGTGTCAAATCAGTATCAACAAAAACTTCTACTTGCCTATCCTCTTCTTTTTTATGTCATCTTTTTTCGTTCATTCCCATGTTTGTTAGGAAAAATCGTTACCAAATACGCTATTAATGATTTCGGTGGAACCATTCTACTATGTGCTTATTACACCCTTGTGAGTTTATTATTAGTGGGATATTTATTGAAACAAAATGGCAGAGCTTTTTTCAAAGTGAAGTTTCATAGCCACTATGTTGGAGTCGTTGTATTACTAGCTCTAGCAAATCTTGCCCTTTCAGCTGCGCTTCTCTGTTATCTCCCCATATCTTTAAACCAAGAATTATTAAATGAGAGTCGGATAATTTCAGCAGAAAATGTATTGCTAGTGAGATTTTATTGGGGTGGCATTGTTGCGCTAATTAATGAAGAATTATTTTATCGTGGTGTTCTCATGTCAACTTATTTTAAACATTCACGTTACCACCTAGATATTTTAGTGTCTGCTATCTGTTTTGCCTCTGTTCATGTTATTTGGTCATCTTGGTCATGGTTTGATTTCATTCAGTATATCCCAGCGGGGCTTTCTTTGGGATTGATTTTTAAATGGACAAAATCCATTTATTATCCGATTTTATTACATTTTTTAGTCAACTATGGTCCTAAAACCATTTTTATGATATTAACCTAAAGAAGCTGAGGCAAAAATCCCCAGCTTCTCTGTTTATATAGTTATTATTTACAAGACGCAGTAGTTGAGTGGATTCTAATGCGCTGATAAATCAGCTTTTACAACCCTACTTGACATCAAGCTTCGCTTGACTTTATTTCCCACCTTGAAAGATTCCCCAAATCTTTCAAGCCTTGCGGGGGTGGGAGTAAAACAGTTCAGTGAACTGTTTTAGGTCAGCAACAAGAAATTGAGACTTGCTGAGAAATCGAATTTCTTCGAAATTACCGATTTCTGTCCCACTCCCTCATTTTTATAATCCGACTTCTTTTAGGGCGTCTGCTAGTTTTGCAAATTCGGCAATTGAGAGGGCTTCTCCGCGAATGGATGGTTTGATTTCTGCGATTTCAAGCGCTTGTTCAAGTTTGGCTTTGGTTTCGTCTGCTTTTCCAAAATGGCTTGTTAGGTTGTTCCAAAGGGTTTTGCGGCGGTGAACAAAGCTAATTTTTGAAACACGGAAGAAGAAATCTTCGTCTTTGACTTGAACGAGCGGTTGTTCACGGCGAGTCATTTTTAAAATCGCTGAATCCACATTTGGTGCTGGTACAAAGACTGTACGCGGTACAACAAAAGCAACTTTAGCGGTCATATAATATTGCACCGCAATTGATAACGAGCCGTAAGCTTTGGTGTTTGGCTCTGCCGAAATACGATCTGCCACTTCTTTTTGCATCATCACGACAAATTCCGCAAATGGGATTTTTGATTCAATCAAGTGCATCAAGATTGGTGTTGTGATGTAGTAAGGAAGATTTGCCACGACCTTAATTGGAAGGTCTGGGTTAGCAAATTCTTTGATACGACTTTGTAGGTCTGATTTCAAAATATCCTCGTTGATAACTTTTACATTATCAAAATCGCGGAGCGTATCAGCTAAAATCGGAATTAAACGGTCGTCAATTTCAAATGCCATGACTTCGGCAGCATTTTCAGCCAAAAATTCAGTCAAAGCACCGATACCAGGACCGATTTCAATAACATTGACGTTCTTGTCAATTTCAGCAGTATCCACAATCTTTTGAAGAATGTTTGTATCTGTCAAAAAGTTCTGTCCAAATGATTTTTTAAACGTAAATCCATGACGCTCAAGGACAGCACGCGTCACGCTGTAATCTGCAATTCTCATAATTAATAATCCCTCATTAGTTAGGGAATGTCTTTCCTTTCATTTCTATCAATGCAAGTTACTATTGTATCACATCTGGCTCAATCGCAAAATGCTGCGACGCTTTCTCATGGTTGCTGTGATATGTAACTGTTTTTCAAGGTAATTGGTATTCAGTCGCTTTTTCTTTGCTTCTCTTGGTAAATAGAGGTACAGGCACTCACTACCAGCTTTCAAGATTTCATCACCAAAATCCATCTCTAGTAGTTCATTTAATATCTCTTGGTTAAGCTGGTCATTGGTAAATACCAAGTGAACACGTGAGTCATCGTAGCTTTCATCAAAGGGACTTTCAGCAAGAGCCGTCGTAAACTGGGCTTGCGTTTTGAGGATAACCGATAAATCAGCACCGATTTTTGCCTGAATCGTGTCATGAATCAATGCACAAACGTCATCGTCAGACAAGGTTGTCTCAAAAACGATATTGCCACTTTGAATATATGTCTTAACATTTTCAAGACCTGCTTCTGTTAAAATCTCTGCCAGATAAGCCATTTTAGGAATACGATTCTGCCCAACTGGCGTAACTCCCCGTAAAAGCGCAACTTTTTTCATTCCTCATATCTCTCCATAGCTTCTTCTACTTCGGCTAAAGTGATGCCAAAGAGCTCTAGGCGTTTGAGAAGTTGTTTGCCGTTGCTGTAACCAATGCGGAGCTTTTCGCCCAAATATTCACGGCGCCTGCGGCTATCATTTCCCATTAAAAGCCCCATACGCATTAGGTCAGCTCTTGTGATGTCGAATTGATTATCATCATCAAAATTTCCTAATACGCCAGAAAGAGCTTTTTGCAAATCTTCGAAACTTGCGTGCTCAACGCCGAGTGAACGACCTTTACTTTTTGATTTTGGCGCAGCTTCATCACGATTTAAAAAAGCGTGTTTAACGTTTGGAATAGCATTCATGATGATTTTGCGAATGCGTTCTCCGTTATAATCTGGGTCCGTAAAGACAATGACCCCACGAAGGTCATTTAATTTTTCGATACGTTCAAGGTCGTCATCATTGATAGCTGACCCGCGGGTTTCATAGGTATCTACATCATAAAAACGGCGCAAATTTGCGGTATCGTCTTTCCCCTCAACAACAAGCACTTCTTGAATTTTGATTTTTTCAGTCACAGTTAAACAACCTCTTTGCATTATCTGATGTCGCTTTTGCCACTTCTTCACTGGTAAAACCGCGGAGCTCTGCAATTTTATCTACAACATAGCGAGTATAAGCGGTGCGGTTTTCACGACCACGTTTTGGAACGGGAGCAAGGTAAGGCGCATCCGTTTCAACTAAAATCTTATCAAGCGGCAATTTCTGCGCAGCTTCTTGAACATCAAGTGCTTTTTTAAAGGTAACAACCCCTGAAAATGAAATCATCATGCCAAGCTCGATAAAACGCTCTGCCATTTCCAAAGAGCCTGAAAATGAATGAATAATCCCGCCGCGAGGTCCAACGCCTGCTTCTTTGATGACAGCGTAAGTATCTTCAAGCGCATCACGAGTGTGGACAATAAAAGGGAGGTTGTGGTCTTTTGAAAGCTGAATCTGACGTTTAAAAACCTCAATTTGGACGTCTTTTGGGTCTTCCATCCAATGATAATCTAGCCCAATCTCACCAAGACCAATCACTTTGGGGTGTGATAGATTGGCAACAATCATCTCCTCAATTTCTTGATTATATGAACCTGCTTCCGTTGGGTGCCAACCGATTGTGGCATAGATTTCAGGGTATTTTTCAGCTAACTCAAGAGCACGTTTAATAGTTGGTGCGTCAAACCCAACAACATTGTGTCGAGTGACGCCCATTTCTTTAGCAAGTGCCAATTCTTCTGCTTCACGTCCAGCAAAATCATCGGCGTTTAAATGCGTATGTGTGTCAAATATTTCCATGATTTTATTATAACACAGACCACAAGAGAGACCAAAGCCAAGTACAAGTAAAGCGGTAAAATATCAAAGATAAACACAAAAAGAGAACCAAATTGGCTCTCTTTTTTAAAAGGTTGGATTCAATTACTAACTAATACTATGCTTTAGCTCTTTTGGCTTTATAAACAAAACCAAAGATAACTGATAATACAAGTGCTAGACCAAGCATCATCAATCCTAGACCGCTGCTATCTCCTGTTGACGGAAGGAGTGATTTCTTTTCTTGTTTCTTCTCTGATTGTTTATCAGAATTACTTGACGGAGTTGTTGGATCATCAACTGTTGGGGTATTTGACTGTGGTTTTTCTGGAATTACTGGTGTTTTAGCATCTTCCATTTTGATTGTGGCATCGGCTTGGACTGTCCATGAACCATCTGTTCCTTTTACCTCGACTTGACCGTCTGCTGTGACACGGAAAGTGATTGACTCTGCTAATTCATAACCTGCTGGGGCTTGACTTTCCACCATAGTGTAGGTACCTTCTGACAAGCTGAACACTTTGGCTGTATCACCTGAAGTCCACGCTAAGTTTTCACCCGTTTTTGCATCTGTGGCGATTTGACCGTCTGCGGTTTCACCTGAAACAACTTTGAGCGATGCGCCTGGGAGTTCGGCGCTACCGTTAACTTCAACTTTGCTAAATGTCACATCTGTTGTCTTAGGGTCCTCTGGTTCTTCTGGAATTACTGGCACATGCGTATTGGTAATGGTTACATTTCCGTTCTCTACTTTTCCTTCAGTAGTTGTATAGCCATCAACTTCAGTCACTTCTTTGACAGAGTAAACAATATCTTTTTTATTTGCTTTTTCAGCAAGATTTGTCCATGTATATGTCCAGTTATCCGCTGCTGTTAACGTCACAACGTCACCAGATTTTTTGCCATTAGCATATAATTGGACATCAATAGAATTAGGACGAAGCCCATCTTGATCATCGCTATCATCCCAAACTTTTGTGACTGTCAAACTTGTTTTACCTGGAGTGTAGCTATTTGTAATGTCATATCCATTAATTGTTGTTGTGTAATTGTCAACACTATCTTCAGTTACTGTGTAAGTAATAGCACTACCATTTGCATATTTGGCAAGATTTGAAAACGTATATGTCCAATTCGTATCAGCTGTTACTTCTTGTGAAGTTACCTTAGTTCCATTGGCTAAAAGGTTAACTGTAATCGAATCTGGACGTTTACCATCTTGGTCATCATTGTCATTCCATGTCTTTGTTCCAGACACTTCTGTCGTTTCTGGGGTGTGACTGTTTGTAATGTTAAATCCAGAAATGATAGTTTCATAACCACCAACACTGTCTTCTGAAACAGTATAAACAATTTCTTGACCATTTTGATATTTCGGTAAATTTTCAAATTGGTAAGTCCAGTTATCAGTTTGTGAAACTTCTTTAGTTTGACCAGTATCTACACCATTTGCAAGTAGATGAACAACAATTGATTCTGGACGGATACCATCTTGGTTATTATTGTCATCCCATGTCTTTGTTCCTGATAAATTAATTACCTCTGGAACATGAGTATTTGTAATAGTGTAGTTATTGTCACTTCCTGAAATTACAGATTGATAACCAGATAAATCTGTAACTTCTTTTACAGTGTAATCAATAAGAACATTGTCAGAGTCATATTTATCAAGATTTTCAAAAGTACCATTCCAACCATTGGCATCACTTAGCACTAATTGCTGACCAGAGACTTCCACTCCATTTGCTAACAATTGAACAGTAACTTCACTTGAACGTTGTCCATCTTGATTGTTTGCATCATCCCAAACTTTATTGACAGATACACTTGTGTATTCTTTAACAACAGTATTTTCAGTTAATACTTCTGCTGCCATTAGATTCTGTCTAGTTGAATCTTGGCTAATATACAAGTTAAGTTTGAAATCCGCTGGATAAGTAAGGTTTGCAACATCAGTTAGTTCTGAATAAGCACCTTGACGCTGTGCATTTTGGAAATAAGAATCAGAAATATAGGTATTATCTGTAAAATGCCAAATAGCATATTGTGTGATAGCCCTAAACTCATCATCTGTTAAGCCATACTTTTCTTTTATACCACTGTTATTATTTGGATAACCGTTATATAAAACTTTCATAATAGCATCATACAATTCAGAATCCACCATATTGCTGCTACTATTAGCTTTCATTTGTTCTGAAGTTACATTAGCATATTTTTCATAAGGCGTTCCACTACTAAGTGGGTAATTTTTATGGAAATTAAAGCAGTAAGTGACAACTGCTTTACCATCATCATCTACGTATAAGTGGTTAATACTCATACGAGAATCACTACTCTTTCCTGCATTATTAATGTAACCTTTATAAGTAGCAGAACTATCCGTTTCAGCAGCTACATTAATAGCAGATAGACTTACTAAAAACGTTATGACCAACGCAAAAGCAATTCTAATAAACTTTCTCATCAACAAAAACTCCATTAATTTATTTTTCGTTTTACCTAATAATTGCCGCTTACATTGCTTTTTTATTAATAAAAATAAGTAAATGTACGGATTTTATAAGGTAAATATTGTGTTGTTATAAATAAATTTTATTATTATTATAAGGTTTATTTATAACACACTGGCAAGATTTTATCTCATTTTTTTAATTAGCACAAATAATATGCTCTTAAAATAGCAAAATAAATAATATCGCATTAACCTATGTTAATGTTATGAGAAAAACTTAACATGGATTTATCATATTGAGATATTTATTAACATAAAAAACGAACTCAATTGAGTCCGTTCGTTATATAGCTTTCCTAATTCATTTAACTATCTTCAAAGAATTTTTTTAGTTGCTCAATAATACCTTTATAAACATTTCTATCAACTTGTGGACGATAATTAATTTCTTTTTGAGCTAAGTAATTCGCAACGCGGTTGGCGTGTTTTTTACGGTAGTGCTTACTTGTTATGATAAAGATATACATTAGTAAAACGACACAAATAGGAGTCGCAAGAAATGGTGCAATATAAATCGGCTTAATCTGCACAGCATCTGATATGACATTTGCATCACCATCAGAATTGGCAATACGATGCCCACGAACCAAGAGGCGGTGAGTATTGATTCCATATGGGGTACAGGTAACTAAAGTCACGTAATCTTGGTCAGGATCAATGGTTAAATTAGATAAATCTGTTGGTTCTACCACACGAATCTGATCCACTTCATACGTCAAAGTTTCGTTGAGAACATGAATAGTAAAGGTATCCCCTTCACGTAACTGATCCAAATCTGAGAACAACTTAGCCGATGGCAAACCACGATGCCCTGATAGAACGCTATGTGTTCCTTTTCCACCGACAGGCAAGGAAGTTCCCTCCAAATGCCCAATAGACGTTTGCAAAACAGATTCATCTGTGCCGTGGAAAATGGTCAGCTTAACGTTAATTTTGGGAATATCAATGTAGCCCATAGAACCATCATTATTAAAATTAAGTTCTTTTTCATAGGCTGCCTTATCCTCATCTGAAAAATTCCAATCCATACCATGCGTTGCATTATACTGCTTGGCACTTGCCAAAATGCGTTTATAGTCTTCTGTTGACATCTTGGACACACTTTTAGTGTATGACATAATAGCTTCAGACTGATGAAAAGAATTCCAGTAGTCACTGATAGTCGGATAGGTCAGTAACCCTAAGCCCATGATAAAAATAAATGGCAAAGCGAATTTAGAAAGTTTTTGCTTTAGCCAGATCATCAGCTGACCACCTCCCTTCTCTGTGCTCTGTATGTTCCTCTCTTTAAACTTAGTCCCAATAAGTATGAGAACTAGATTTAAAGAGAAAATCTTCGGAAAAAGTGATTAAGCCAAACCTTCCGAAGATAACTCTATTTGATAAAATTACATATTATTCATGCGACGTTTTGAAATCATGAAAATTAAGGCACCAATGAGTAATATTGAACCAACAAGATAGAATACCTTAGTACCAAATGACCCTGTTGAAGGCAATTCTGCACCAGCTTTATTGATAACATTTGAAGTATTTGTTTCTGTTGATGAGATTGTTACTTCTTTACGTTCTGTCAGAATGTTGTAACCGTTAGGCGCTTTAGTTTCTTCAAGATAATATTTCGTATCATCCCCTTTAAGACCTTTGATAATAGCTGAACCAGCTTCAATTTCAGTACCTTCTTCACTTGCTTCTGCAACACGATAAACTCCATCAGATACTTTCACGACTTTAATTTCGTTACCATCTGTTGCAGCGTCATAAAGTTTGAATGTTGCACCAGTCAATTGATTACTTGACGTATCAACTTTGTTTAAAGTAAACTGGTAAGTTTTAACCTCAGTCGTATCGGTTGGTTTGTCAGGATTGACTGGTGTAGGATCTTCATTAGGGTTATCAGCTGTATTATAGCCAATAGTTGCTGAGTTGGTTGCAGCAGCGTCAGCAGCACCTTTTGTAACAGTAGCATTGTAGGTAATCACAACCGTTGAAGGTGAGTTGTAGATGGTTTTCCCAGCAGTATCTGCCCATGTGAGAACGATTGTCATTTTGCCAGAATCATCGACTTGTGTATCAACATTAGTCGTAACTGTTTGGTCACCAACTTTTACAACTACTGTTGATTTATCAATGCTTAAATTTGTTGGTGTATCAATAATAGTATACTTCGTGATTTGTTTTGAATCTGTTTCAGTTGTAACATAGTTAGTTGCTTCAAATTTGATTTGATAGTTTACTGTGTCACCAACTTTGGCAGTTGTGCTATCAACAGTTTCACCATTCACAAGGATGTGTTTACCACCGCCATTATTGTCATCTGGGATATTTGGTGCAGTGGTATTTTTATCTTTGATTGTCGCATCTGGATTTGTGCTATCAACTGTGATCGTCGCACCGAGTGATGATTGCACATAGTAGTAACCATAGGCAAGGTTGGTAAATGTGACAGTGTTGTCAGCAGCGACAGCTGTAGCTGCTTGGGTACCAAAGCTAGCTGCCCATGTTTTGAAGGCATCAGATGACACATCTGCATTTTCCTTAGCAGTGACATTGCCCTTGGCATCTACTTCAAACCAAGTTGAACCGTCTCCAAGGGAAGTTTTACCACTTGGTAATTTGTAAGAGATGGCACCATTGCCATCAACAGTTGCATCAAAGAGTTTATAAACCGTGTAGGTTTGCCCTTGAGAAGCATTATTGATAGTGATTGTTGCTGATCCACCAGCACCTGAGTCAACTGTTTGTGCACTTACTGCACCACACACAAAGACCAACGCGAGGAGGGTCAAAAAGGGAGTTAAAATCTTTTTAAGGTTATTCATGAGAATCCTCTTTCTTTTCATAATGATAATTTTAGAAAAAAACTGTAAAAGTTAGGCTAGAATCAAGCCCTTAACGTATTTTAGGAGTTCTTAAGGCAAATCACTCCTTTCACGATGTTTCTGATATTGACGATAAGCCAGAGTAACCAACATCAGAGCTAGTCCGGCTAACACGTAAAACATACGACCGCTACCACCCGTATGAGGTAGTGCCTTTCCAGTCTCATTAGCAATTTGAATACGTGTACTATAACTACTATTTCCCTCCAAGACTTTCACATTCTCTAAGTTAGAAATAGTATTCCCATTTTCATCTGTTAGGGAAATGGCAAAGCTAGACTGACCATTCTCTGCTTGGCTTTCTGTTACAGCAAAATAAACTGAGTTATCAAGGATAACATAGCCATCGGGCGCCGCTGTCTCTGTGATACGGTAACGACCAGTATTTAGACCAACGGGAATAGTCACACCATCAGTTGAAGTGATAGTCAAATCCGATACGCCATCAATAGATGTCCAAGTATTGCCGTTCCACTTGCTAATCTCAAACTTACCACCTGTCAAGGCTGTCCAATCCGTCTTGGTCTTTTGAATATTGACCGTTGGTGTCACAGTCAAGCGACCATAGACTGTGGCAATGTTATAGTTAGACAGTTTGGTAGCAGCATTCATAGCTGTATAAGTGAAAGTATTGTCAGACGAGCCAGTAGCTGTTTGACTACCTGTTACATCATAGAGCAGACCCTCACCCGTCACAAAACCTGTGTCAGCTGTTGGCTCACTAGCAGTTACTGTTTGGGCTGTTAAAGCCATACCATCATAACCTTTTTCAGCAGTCGCCGAGGTCAAGATAACAGGACGTGGCTTAATCAGCAGGCGACCGTCACTTACTTGGAAAGTTACCTCAAAGTTAGCATTGCTATTGGTAAATTTACCTTGTAGAGTCAGATTATAGGTGCCAGCATCCGTTGCCGACAAGGTCTTGTCACCTGTAAATCTGATGTCGCTTTCTTTGTAAAGACCACTACTATCGTTAATGACCAAGTCGTCATAACTGATACTTTCTGCTACACCGTCGTAGGTCTTTTCCTTATCTTGACCATTGACGATAACGGTGACAGGTTGTTTATTAACCGTTAAAGTACCCGCGACATAGATGATATTATAGTAATAATTCCGCGCCTTGCCAGTTGAACTGCTAACCAAGGCGATGCTTGGTGTCACCGCACTAGATCCCGCGTCTATCTGACTACCTGTGAAGGAAATCCCTGTCAAACTATCATCTGTTTCCAGTAATTCTTTGTAGCTATCTTTGAGGTCAGTCAAGCCACTATTTTCCAAAGCGATGCCGTCATAATTTTTTTCCTTGCTGACAGCTTCGATGTAAAGATCTTTTTGATAATAGAGATTAATGGTGATGTTATCGCCCTTGTCAATCTTGTAATTAACTTTGTTCTTATCACCATTGCTATCTTCAGACTGAGCATAAGTGTAGCCACTAATAGTCTTGTGAGTGACAGTATATTGACTTGGTTTCTTGCGTGTTGTGTTCAAAGGTGCTTGCCCCACAATCGGATTGCCATCCATATCTAGATAATTAACCGTGATATGAGCCGTGTCGTAAGGTACGTAGTAGAAAGTGATAACGTTGTTATCTGAACTTGAGGTCAAGGTCAGGCTTTCAACATCTGTCAGAGCATAGTAGTCATCCAGTTGTTCAGGCATCGTGCCGAGTTGACTAGCCAGATAGCCTTTATCAACTGTAACCGCACTTTCTTTAACTGAAATCGTGCTACCGTCCACTGTCACCGACTTGCTTTCAGCGACTTTCACTGTCGGATTGTCCTGCAAAACATAGTCGACACGATAAGACACTTGAGCAGACTTCTTGGTGTAGTAGAAAGTGATGATATTGTTGTCGGCATCATAATCAAGCACAACGCTCTTGCTATTAGCATCTGGGCGGTAACCCGTAATAGCTAAAGCACTCTCACTAACCACTTGTTGGTAATTTAGCGCAGGACTGGTAACTGTTTTATCCGCTGCTAGTTGATTGTTATTATTGTCCGCGTCAAGATAACGCACTGTGTAGGTCAATGGTTTCAAGGACCAATGAGCGTAAAGTGTGGTATCTGAGGTTACTGGTTGTGACCAATCGTAGCGTTCACCACCTTCTTTTGCTGTGTACCAGCCATCAAAATTATAATATTGACGACTTGGATCTGCTACCGAAGTTGCTGTTTTGTATTTTTCAACTTCTTGTGTCGTAGGCGCTACTCCATCGCCACCATTCAAATCAAAAGTCACATTAAAAGTTGGCGCAACCCACTTGG encodes:
- a CDS encoding CPBP family intramembrane glutamic endopeptidase encodes the protein MIEKLKNLLVPKLLAIFFIYYHLFGLKFVMFTILERLDLPLTDYHYPVLNIFTIIFTIVLVIYLRRRRPEIFQITSLKPLDYLLILLAFGVIYTYFNKLLFVGGDINNDLLFFRHSPQAFLVALQPFIVGPILEELVYRGVLMTSFFEKSKFYLDCLLSAVMFSVAHLFSYGVSLEVFKNYAFLGLILAILFRKTRSIYPSILVHMAWNIYLSWHLIAFVFFAQ
- a CDS encoding CPBP family intramembrane glutamic endopeptidase, producing the protein MSNQYQQKLLLAYPLLFYVIFFRSFPCLLGKIVTKYAINDFGGTILLCAYYTLVSLLLVGYLLKQNGRAFFKVKFHSHYVGVVVLLALANLALSAALLCYLPISLNQELLNESRIISAENVLLVRFYWGGIVALINEELFYRGVLMSTYFKHSRYHLDILVSAICFASVHVIWSSWSWFDFIQYIPAGLSLGLIFKWTKSIYYPILLHFLVNYGPKTIFMILT
- the rsmA gene encoding 16S rRNA (adenine(1518)-N(6)/adenine(1519)-N(6))-dimethyltransferase RsmA, translated to MRIADYSVTRAVLERHGFTFKKSFGQNFLTDTNILQKIVDTAEIDKNVNVIEIGPGIGALTEFLAENAAEVMAFEIDDRLIPILADTLRDFDNVKVINEDILKSDLQSRIKEFANPDLPIKVVANLPYYITTPILMHLIESKIPFAEFVVMMQKEVADRISAEPNTKAYGSLSIAVQYYMTAKVAFVVPRTVFVPAPNVDSAILKMTRREQPLVQVKDEDFFFRVSKISFVHRRKTLWNNLTSHFGKADETKAKLEQALEIAEIKPSIRGEALSIAEFAKLADALKEVGL
- a CDS encoding DUF1697 domain-containing protein, producing MKKVALLRGVTPVGQNRIPKMAYLAEILTEAGLENVKTYIQSGNIVFETTLSDDDVCALIHDTIQAKIGADLSVILKTQAQFTTALAESPFDESYDDSRVHLVFTNDQLNQEILNELLEMDFGDEILKAGSECLYLYLPREAKKKRLNTNYLEKQLHITATMRKRRSILRLSQM
- the rnmV gene encoding ribonuclease M5, producing MTEKIKIQEVLVVEGKDDTANLRRFYDVDTYETRGSAINDDDLERIEKLNDLRGVIVFTDPDYNGERIRKIIMNAIPNVKHAFLNRDEAAPKSKSKGRSLGVEHASFEDLQKALSGVLGNFDDDNQFDITRADLMRMGLLMGNDSRRRREYLGEKLRIGYSNGKQLLKRLELFGITLAEVEEAMERYEE
- a CDS encoding TatD family hydrolase — translated: MEIFDTHTHLNADDFAGREAEELALAKEMGVTRHNVVGFDAPTIKRALELAEKYPEIYATIGWHPTEAGSYNQEIEEMIVANLSHPKVIGLGEIGLDYHWMEDPKDVQIEVFKRQIQLSKDHNLPFIVHTRDALEDTYAVIKEAGVGPRGGIIHSFSGSLEMAERFIELGMMISFSGVVTFKKALDVQEAAQKLPLDKILVETDAPYLAPVPKRGRENRTAYTRYVVDKIAELRGFTSEEVAKATSDNAKRLFNCD
- a CDS encoding Cna B-type domain-containing protein, coding for MRKFIRIAFALVITFLVSLSAINVAAETDSSATYKGYINNAGKSSDSRMSINHLYVDDDGKAVVTYCFNFHKNYPLSSGTPYEKYANVTSEQMKANSSSNMVDSELYDAIMKVLYNGYPNNNSGIKEKYGLTDDEFRAITQYAIWHFTDNTYISDSYFQNAQRQGAYSELTDVANLTYPADFKLNLYISQDSTRQNLMAAEVLTENTVVKEYTSVSVNKVWDDANNQDGQRSSEVTVQLLANGVEVSGQQLVLSDANGWNGTFENLDKYDSDNVLIDYTVKEVTDLSGYQSVISGSDNNYTITNTHVPEVINLSGTKTWDDNNNQDGIRPESIVVHLLANGVDTGQTKEVSQTDNWTYQFENLPKYQNGQEIVYTVSEDSVGGYETIISGFNITNSHTPETTEVSGTKTWNDNDDQDGKRPDSITVNLLANGTKVTSQEVTADTNWTYTFSNLAKYANGSAITYTVTEDSVDNYTTTINGYDITNSYTPGKTSLTVTKVWDDSDDQDGLRPNSIDVQLYANGKKSGDVVTLTAADNWTYTWTNLAEKANKKDIVYSVKEVTEVDGYTTTEGKVENGNVTITNTHVPVIPEEPEDPKTTDVTFSKVEVNGSAELPGASLKVVSGETADGQIATDAKTGENLAWTSGDTAKVFSLSEGTYTMVESQAPAGYELAESITFRVTADGQVEVKGTDGSWTVQADATIKMEDAKTPVIPEKPQSNTPTVDDPTTPSSNSDKQSEKKQEKKSLLPSTGDSSGLGLMMLGLALVLSVIFGFVYKAKRAKA
- a CDS encoding class C sortase; the encoded protein is MIWLKQKLSKFALPFIFIMGLGLLTYPTISDYWNSFHQSEAIMSYTKSVSKMSTEDYKRILASAKQYNATHGMDWNFSDEDKAAYEKELNFNNDGSMGYIDIPKINVKLTIFHGTDESVLQTSIGHLEGTSLPVGGKGTHSVLSGHRGLPSAKLFSDLDQLREGDTFTIHVLNETLTYEVDQIRVVEPTDLSNLTIDPDQDYVTLVTCTPYGINTHRLLVRGHRIANSDGDANVISDAVQIKPIYIAPFLATPICVVLLMYIFIITSKHYRKKHANRVANYLAQKEINYRPQVDRNVYKGIIEQLKKFFEDS
- a CDS encoding SpaH/EbpB family LPXTG-anchored major pilin; translated protein: MNNLKKILTPFLTLLALVFVCGAVSAQTVDSGAGGSATITINNASQGQTYTVYKLFDATVDGNGAISYKLPSGKTSLGDGSTWFEVDAKGNVTAKENADVSSDAFKTWAASFGTQAATAVAADNTVTFTNLAYGYYYVQSSLGATITVDSTNPDATIKDKNTTAPNIPDDNNGGGKHILVNGETVDSTTAKVGDTVNYQIKFEATNYVTTETDSKQITKYTIIDTPTNLSIDKSTVVVKVGDQTVTTNVDTQVDDSGKMTIVLTWADTAGKTIYNSPSTVVITYNATVTKGAADAAATNSATIGYNTADNPNEDPTPVNPDKPTDTTEVKTYQFTLNKVDTSSNQLTGATFKLYDAATDGNEIKVVKVSDGVYRVAEASEEGTEIEAGSAIIKGLKGDDTKYYLEETKAPNGYNILTERKEVTISSTETNTSNVINKAGAELPSTGSFGTKVFYLVGSILLIGALIFMISKRRMNNM